The following proteins are co-located in the Chaetodon trifascialis isolate fChaTrf1 chromosome 14, fChaTrf1.hap1, whole genome shotgun sequence genome:
- the synj2bp gene encoding synaptojanin-2-binding protein — protein sequence MNGSLHSSPNVVDIRLKRGPAGLGFNIVGGVDQQYVVNDNGIYVSKIKEDGAAALDGRLQEGDKILAINGVKLEDRTHKHVVELFRTAGEDVELRVLKKLPHHMNGPTGSQPEHEPSVSSLGVLAALAGVAAIFAFIYMRNLRRHL from the exons ATGAATGGCTCTCTGCACTCCTCACCCAACGTGGTGGACATAAGACTGAAGCGTGGCCCGGCAG GCTTGGGATTCAATATAGTCGGGGGCGTGGACCAGCAGTATGTTGTGAATGACAATGGCATATATGTGtccaaaataaaagaagatGGAGCTGCAGCTTTGGATGGAAGACTCCAGGAGGGGGACAAGATCCTGGCG ATCAACGGAGTCAAGCTTGAGGAtcggacacacaaacacgtggTGGAGCTGTTCAGGACAGCCGGGGAGGACGTGGAGCTCCGTGTTCTGAAAAAG TTGCCTCATCACATGAACGGACCCACGGGCTCACAGCCCGAGCACGAACCTTCGGTGTCTTCTCTGGGAGTCCTGGCTGCTTTGGCCGGAGTGGCGGCCATCTTTGCGTTCATTTACATGCGGAACCTTAGGAGGCACCTTTAA